The Labrus mixtus chromosome 16, fLabMix1.1, whole genome shotgun sequence genome window below encodes:
- the rragcb gene encoding ras-related GTP binding Cb — protein sequence MSIQYDEPTLTGSYGVVGSFPKSFGYGVEVPDMEEISSSADKPRILLMGLRRSGKSSIQKVVFHKMSPNETLFLESTNKIYKDDISSSSFVNFQIWDFPGQVDFFDPTFDSEMIFKGTGALIFVIDAQDDYVEALGRLHLTVSRAYKVNPDINFEVFIHKVDGLSDDHKIETQRDVHQRANDDLADAALEKLHLSFYLTSIYDHSIFEAFSKVVQKLIPQLPTLENLLNIFISHSGIEKAFLFDVVSKIYIATDSSPVDMQSYEICCDMIDVVIDVSCIYGLMEDGSGSAYDKESLAIIKLNNTTVLYLKEVTKFLALVCILREESFERKGLIEYNFHCFRKAIHEVFEVGASTQCVGPSHNNLTGLKYASVNGNAL from the exons ATGTCTATACAGTACGACGAGCCCACATTAACGGGGAGTTACGGTGTTGTGGGGTCTTTTCCTAAAAGTTTTGGTTATGGGGTTGAAGTGCCAGACATGGAGGAGATCTCCTCATCAGCTGACAAACCCAGGATCCTGCTGATGGGACTCAGGCGGAGTGGAAAGTCCTCCATCCAGAAG GTTGTTTTCCACAAGATGTCGCCCAATGAGACGCTTTTCCTCGAGAGCACAAACAAAATCTACAAAGACGACATCTCGAGCAGCTCCTTCGTCAACTTCCAGATCTGGGACTTTCCCGGCCAGGTGGACTTTTTCGACCCCACGTTTGACAGCGAGATGATCTTCAAGGGAACCGGCGCTCTGATCTTTGTCATCGACGCTCAG GACGACTACGTCGAAGCTCTCGGGCGGTTACATCTCACCGTTTCTAGAGCGTACAAAGTGAATCCGGACATCAACTTTGAGGTGTTCATCCACAAAGTAGACGGTCTGTCAGACGACcacaaaatagaaacacaaagagacgtTCATCAGAGGGCCAACGATGATCTGGCTGACGCTGCTCTGGAGAAGCTTCACCTCAG CTTCTACCTAACCAGCATCTACGATCACTCCATATTCGAGGCCTTCAGTAAAGTGGTCCAGAAGCTCATTCCTCAGTTACCGACGCTGGAAAaccttttgaacattttcatatct CATTCTGGGATCGAGAAAGCGTTCTTGTTCGATGTCGTCAGTAAGATCTACATCGCCACAGACAGCTCTCCTGTCGACATGCAGTCCTATGAAATCTGCTGCGATATGATCGACGTCGTCATCGACGTCTCCTGCATTTACGG GCTGATGGAGGATGGCAGCGGCTCTGCCTACGACAAAGAGTCTTTGGCCATCATCAAGCTCAACAACACTACAGTGCTTTATCTGAAAGAGGTCACAAAGTTCCTCGCTCTGGTCTGCATCCTCAGAGAGGAGAGCTTCGAGAGGAAAG gtctGATAGAGTATAACTTCCACTGTTTCCGAAAAGCCATCCATGAGGTGTTTGAGGTGGGCGCCTCGACTCAGTGTGTCGGCCCGTCGCACAACAACCTGACCGGCCTGAAGTACGCCTCCGTCAACGGAAACGCTCTCTAA